From Cellulophaga lytica DSM 7489, a single genomic window includes:
- the dnaK gene encoding molecular chaperone DnaK has translation MSKIIGIDLGTTNSCVSVMEGNEAVVIPNAEGKRTTPSVIAFVEGGEIKVGDPAKRQAVTNPNKTIYSIKRFMGNKYSESSKEADRVPYKVVKGDNDTPRVDIDGRLYSPQELSAMILQKMKKTAEDYLGQDVSRAVITVPAYFNDAQRQATKEAGEIAGLTVERIINEPTAASLAYGMDKKDTDQKIVVFDFGGGTHDVSILELGDGVFEVLSTDGDTHLGGDDVDQKIIDWLADEFKSEESIDLRQDAMALQRLREAAEKAKIELSSSAQTEINLPYVTATASGPKHLVRTLTLAKFNQLIDDLVKRTIAPCESALKSAGLSKSDIDEIILVGGSTRIPAVQEAVEKFFGKKPSKGVNPDEVVAVGAAIQGGVLTGDVKDVLLLDVTPLSLGIETMGSVMTKLIEANTTIPTKKSQVFSTAADNQPSVEIHVLQGERPMANDNKTIGRFHLDGIPPAQRGVPQIEVTFDIDANGIIKVSATDKATGKSQDIRIEASSGLTEEEIKKMKAEAEANAEADKKAKETADKLNEADGMIFQTEKQLKEFGDKISDANKKPVEEALEELKKAYETKDLAVIAPALDKINEAWKGASEEMYKAQAEAQGGAAPGPDAAAGAEAKEGDDVEDVDFEEVK, from the coding sequence ATGAGTAAAATTATTGGTATAGATTTAGGTACAACCAATTCTTGTGTTTCTGTAATGGAAGGGAATGAAGCGGTTGTTATTCCAAATGCAGAAGGGAAAAGAACAACGCCATCTGTAATTGCATTTGTAGAAGGAGGAGAAATTAAGGTTGGTGACCCTGCTAAAAGACAAGCGGTTACAAATCCTAATAAAACCATATATTCTATAAAACGTTTTATGGGGAACAAATACTCTGAGTCTAGCAAAGAAGCAGATAGAGTACCTTATAAAGTGGTAAAAGGAGATAACGATACGCCTAGAGTTGATATAGATGGACGTTTATACTCTCCACAAGAGTTGTCTGCAATGATTCTTCAAAAAATGAAGAAAACTGCAGAAGATTATTTAGGACAAGATGTTTCTAGAGCTGTAATTACAGTTCCTGCATATTTTAATGATGCGCAAAGACAAGCTACTAAAGAAGCTGGTGAAATTGCTGGTTTAACAGTAGAGCGTATTATTAACGAGCCAACTGCTGCTTCTTTAGCATACGGTATGGACAAAAAAGATACTGACCAAAAAATAGTAGTTTTTGATTTTGGTGGTGGTACACATGATGTATCTATATTAGAATTAGGAGATGGTGTTTTTGAAGTATTATCTACAGACGGAGATACACACTTAGGTGGTGATGATGTTGATCAAAAAATTATAGATTGGTTAGCTGATGAATTCAAGAGTGAAGAAAGCATAGATTTACGTCAAGATGCAATGGCTTTACAACGTTTACGTGAAGCTGCTGAAAAAGCTAAAATTGAATTGTCTTCTTCTGCACAAACAGAAATTAACTTACCATACGTAACTGCTACAGCTTCTGGGCCAAAGCACTTAGTACGTACATTAACTTTAGCTAAATTTAATCAGTTAATTGATGATTTAGTAAAAAGAACAATAGCACCTTGTGAGTCTGCTTTAAAATCAGCAGGTTTATCTAAGAGTGATATTGATGAGATAATTTTAGTTGGTGGTTCTACACGTATCCCAGCAGTACAAGAAGCAGTAGAAAAATTCTTTGGTAAAAAACCATCAAAAGGTGTTAACCCAGATGAGGTTGTTGCAGTAGGTGCAGCTATACAAGGTGGTGTTTTAACTGGTGATGTTAAAGATGTATTATTATTAGATGTTACACCATTATCTTTAGGTATTGAAACTATGGGTAGTGTAATGACTAAGTTAATTGAGGCTAACACTACAATACCAACTAAAAAATCGCAGGTATTCTCTACAGCAGCAGATAATCAGCCATCTGTAGAAATACACGTTTTACAAGGAGAGCGTCCAATGGCTAATGACAACAAAACAATTGGTCGTTTTCATTTAGATGGTATTCCACCAGCACAAAGAGGTGTTCCGCAAATTGAGGTAACTTTTGATATTGATGCAAACGGTATTATAAAAGTATCTGCAACAGATAAAGCTACAGGTAAATCTCAAGACATTAGAATTGAAGCTTCTTCTGGTTTAACTGAAGAAGAAATCAAGAAAATGAAAGCTGAAGCTGAAGCTAATGCAGAAGCAGATAAAAAAGCTAAAGAAACTGCAGATAAGTTAAATGAAGCAGATGGAATGATTTTTCAAACAGAAAAGCAATTAAAAGAGTTTGGAGATAAAATATCTGATGCTAATAAAAAACCAGTAGAAGAAGCTTTAGAAGAGTTAAAGAAAGCTTATGAAACAAAAGACTTAGCAGTTATTGCTCCTGCTTTAGATAAAATTAATGAAGCTTGGAAAGGTGCTTCTGAGGAAATGTACAAAGCTCAAGCAGAAGCTCAGGGTGGTGCAGCTCCAGGACCAGATGCAGCTGCAGGTGCAGAAGCAAAAGAAGGAGATGACGTAGAAGATGTTGATTTTGAAGAAGTAAAATAA
- a CDS encoding GNAT family N-acetyltransferase, protein MIHNVDNLKDNVVQLIPLKEKHIDLLWPIAQQIDVHKYGSNDISTLKKLTNYIHTAIEDKNSIPFAVFDMRTSAYVGSTRFGNIDDKNKVLHIGWTWISPKTQGTGLNHKMKYLMLTYAFENLNFNKVEFRIDERNIKSRKAVEKLGASLEGILRQNVITKNNIKRNSCCYGILKEEWAIIKQQFFNT, encoded by the coding sequence ATGATACACAATGTAGACAATTTAAAGGACAACGTTGTACAACTAATTCCTTTAAAAGAAAAACATATAGATCTGTTATGGCCAATTGCACAACAAATTGATGTACACAAATATGGTTCTAATGACATATCTACACTAAAAAAACTAACTAATTATATACATACAGCAATAGAAGACAAAAACAGTATTCCTTTTGCTGTATTTGATATGAGAACATCTGCTTACGTAGGTTCTACCCGATTTGGTAATATAGATGATAAAAATAAAGTTTTACATATAGGTTGGACGTGGATTTCTCCTAAAACTCAAGGTACCGGATTAAACCACAAAATGAAATACCTTATGCTTACCTATGCTTTTGAAAATTTAAATTTTAACAAAGTTGAATTTCGCATAGATGAAAGAAACATTAAATCTAGAAAAGCCGTAGAAAAACTTGGAGCATCCTTAGAAGGTATATTAAGACAAAATGTTATTACTAAAAATAACATTAAAAGAAACTCCTGCTGCTACGGTATATTAAAAGAAGAATGGGCAATAATAAAGCAACAGTTTTTTAATACATAA
- a CDS encoding alpha/beta hydrolase gives MQPTEKEVTYTTTNSYATLNSLTKDTKNIWLVCHGIGYLSRYFLRYFNELNSKENYIIAPQAPSKYYLNNKYTHIGASWLTRENTVTETKNVIAYLNKVYLAENIPEHCNFIVLGYSQGVSVVTRWLAQEKIECSHIVLYAGTVPNELSKTDFTYLNNNKTKTTHIVGDEDAFFDEDRKKAEKIRIKNIIDPNTNFITFKGAHEVKKEIINSLVE, from the coding sequence ATGCAGCCTACAGAAAAAGAAGTAACATACACAACTACCAACTCTTATGCTACACTTAACTCCCTAACCAAAGACACTAAAAATATTTGGCTTGTATGCCACGGCATAGGCTATTTAAGCAGATATTTTTTACGCTATTTTAACGAACTAAATAGTAAAGAAAATTATATAATTGCTCCACAAGCTCCTTCAAAATACTATTTAAATAATAAGTATACTCATATTGGAGCTAGTTGGCTTACTAGAGAAAATACAGTTACAGAAACTAAAAACGTTATTGCCTATTTAAACAAAGTATACCTTGCAGAAAATATTCCTGAACATTGCAATTTTATTGTTTTAGGATATTCTCAAGGGGTATCTGTGGTAACAAGATGGCTAGCTCAAGAAAAAATTGAATGCAGCCACATTGTTTTATATGCTGGCACTGTGCCTAATGAACTCTCTAAAACAGACTTTACATATTTAAACAACAATAAAACCAAAACAACTCATATAGTTGGTGATGAAGATGCCTTTTTTGATGAAGACCGAAAGAAAGCAGAAAAAATAAGAATTAAAAACATTATAGACCCAAACACCAATTTTATAACCTTTAAAGGTGCACATGAGGTTAAAAAGGAAATAATAAACTCTTTAGTAGAATGA
- a CDS encoding PaaI family thioesterase — MNEFQEKILRICNENSKNTLMETLDIEYVEVGENFLVAKMPVTPKVYQPDGILHGGATAALAESVGSAASYIFLDGQEYFVRGLEITANHVKSVKDGNVYAKASIMHKGRTTQLWQIRITNDAGELVSLCKLTTISLPRKK, encoded by the coding sequence ATGAACGAATTTCAAGAAAAAATACTACGTATTTGTAATGAAAACTCTAAAAATACGCTAATGGAAACATTAGATATAGAGTATGTAGAAGTAGGAGAGAATTTTTTAGTTGCAAAAATGCCAGTAACACCAAAGGTATACCAACCAGACGGAATTTTACACGGAGGAGCAACAGCAGCATTAGCAGAGAGTGTTGGTAGTGCAGCGTCTTATATTTTTTTAGACGGACAAGAATATTTTGTACGCGGATTAGAAATTACCGCAAACCACGTTAAGAGTGTTAAAGATGGTAATGTGTATGCTAAAGCCAGCATTATGCATAAAGGAAGAACTACGCAGCTTTGGCAAATTAGAATTACTAATGATGCTGGAGAGTTGGTGTCTTTATGTAAACTAACAACTATTTCTTTACCAAGAAAAAAGTAA
- a CDS encoding chorismate-binding protein, whose protein sequence is MNQFFDQLQEQLNAQKPFVVYRKPNEDVVTAVLQEDAVLHYVKDYQESGFVFAPFDSNSASILIPNKTIITTNYSAEEQTKSTADASTVNTSIQAEKEAHIALVKNGVSAISKGLLTKVVLSRSIEKITQKEPLALFKELLATYKTAFCYLWYHPKVGMWLGATPEVLLKTTNQRIETSSLAGTQVYKEGEEPVWGEKEYNEQDVVTQFIKNELADKVVNLKAGSVASVRAGKLWHLRTKITGVMHNNLKEILTALHPTPATCGFPKLAAKEFILAHENYNRSFYTGFLGELNFSKEQFRAKTKRNIENRAYTAITKVSNLYVNLRCAELTQDVVKVYVGGGITIGSNPEKEWEETVAKSGTMLRIILK, encoded by the coding sequence ATGAATCAATTTTTTGATCAACTACAAGAGCAACTTAATGCACAAAAACCTTTTGTAGTGTACAGAAAACCTAATGAAGATGTAGTTACTGCTGTGTTGCAAGAAGATGCTGTTTTACACTATGTAAAAGATTATCAGGAGTCTGGCTTTGTATTTGCTCCTTTTGATAGTAATTCTGCATCAATTTTAATTCCAAATAAAACTATAATAACAACAAATTATAGTGCAGAAGAACAAACAAAATCTACTGCAGATGCTAGTACTGTTAATACATCAATCCAAGCAGAAAAAGAGGCACATATAGCACTTGTAAAGAATGGTGTTAGTGCTATTTCTAAAGGGCTGTTAACAAAGGTTGTTTTATCACGTAGTATAGAAAAAATAACCCAAAAGGAACCTTTAGCATTGTTTAAGGAGTTGTTGGCTACTTACAAAACCGCTTTTTGTTATTTGTGGTACCACCCTAAAGTAGGGATGTGGTTGGGGGCTACACCAGAAGTATTGCTAAAAACTACAAACCAACGTATAGAGACTTCTTCATTGGCAGGTACACAAGTTTACAAAGAAGGCGAGGAGCCTGTTTGGGGAGAAAAAGAGTATAATGAGCAAGATGTAGTTACGCAGTTTATTAAAAATGAGCTAGCAGATAAGGTTGTTAATTTAAAGGCAGGTAGTGTAGCATCTGTAAGAGCAGGTAAACTTTGGCACTTGCGCACAAAAATAACGGGAGTAATGCATAACAATTTAAAAGAGATTTTAACAGCACTACACCCAACACCAGCTACTTGTGGATTTCCAAAACTTGCTGCAAAGGAGTTTATACTAGCACATGAAAATTACAACAGAAGTTTTTATACAGGCTTTTTGGGAGAACTAAATTTTAGTAAAGAGCAGTTTAGGGCTAAAACTAAAAGAAATATAGAAAATAGAGCTTATACAGCCATAACAAAAGTTAGTAACTTATATGTTAATCTACGCTGCGCAGAGTTAACCCAAGATGTAGTAAAAGTATATGTGGGTGGCGGTATAACCATTGGGTCTAACCCAGAAAAAGAATGGGAAGAAACTGTAGCCAAAAGTGGTACTATGTTGCGTATTATTTTAAAATAA
- the menD gene encoding 2-succinyl-5-enolpyruvyl-6-hydroxy-3-cyclohexene-1-carboxylic-acid synthase has protein sequence MRYSSIPTAQSVILHCKAKGVKDIVISPGSRNAPLTIGFTEDPYFKCYSVVDERCAAFFALGIAQNTGKIVAVVCTSGSAMLNYYPAVAEAFYSDIPLLVISADRPSYRIDIGDGQTIRQENVFKNHIGYQANLKQDVSHATTTIQKFGEQLLSAKKTVEEQQKDINTFNSAELQNAIDYAVNEYAPVHINVPLEEPLYNTEEYSCVYPTVKEEEETIPESCSKLDDFASIWNTSTRKMILVGVNKPNVVEQQFLDEVAEDESVIVFTETTSNIHHSTFFNSIDSILAPIEKSENKEELFTALKPDVLLTFGGLIVSKKIKHFLRTYKPKHHWHIDGKKAYNTFYSLSHHFKVDTNTFFNAFLDKTKFVDSTYYAKWSKVKLNYEEKREAYLKTIPFSDMLAFSQILPSIPDGYQVHLSNSSTVRYAQLFPLKNTLKVYCNRGTSGIDGSTSTAVGASIYNKKPTLLVTGDLSFLYDSNALWNNYVKPNFRIIVINNSGGGIFRILPGQEETENYKTYFETAHNLEIENLCNMYNVDYKLANDENTLNQHLEDFYKESDKAILLEVKTPRIINNKILLSYFDFIS, from the coding sequence TTGAGATACTCTAGCATACCTACTGCCCAATCTGTAATATTACACTGTAAGGCAAAAGGGGTAAAAGATATAGTAATATCACCAGGTTCTAGAAACGCACCATTAACCATTGGTTTTACAGAAGACCCATATTTTAAATGTTATAGCGTAGTTGATGAACGTTGTGCTGCATTTTTTGCATTAGGTATTGCACAAAATACAGGTAAAATAGTTGCCGTTGTATGTACATCTGGTAGTGCTATGTTAAACTACTACCCAGCAGTTGCAGAGGCTTTTTATAGTGATATTCCTTTATTGGTTATTTCTGCAGACAGGCCAAGTTACAGAATAGATATTGGAGACGGACAAACTATTAGACAAGAAAACGTTTTTAAAAACCATATAGGCTACCAAGCTAATTTAAAACAAGATGTCTCTCATGCAACAACTACTATACAAAAATTTGGAGAACAACTTTTATCTGCAAAAAAAACAGTAGAAGAGCAGCAAAAAGACATTAATACATTTAATAGCGCAGAGCTACAAAATGCAATAGACTATGCTGTAAATGAGTATGCGCCAGTACATATTAATGTACCTTTAGAAGAGCCGTTGTACAATACAGAAGAGTATAGTTGTGTATACCCGACGGTTAAAGAAGAGGAGGAGACTATACCAGAAAGTTGCTCTAAATTAGATGATTTTGCTTCAATTTGGAATACGTCTACCAGAAAAATGATTTTAGTAGGAGTTAATAAGCCTAATGTTGTAGAACAGCAATTTTTAGATGAGGTTGCAGAAGATGAATCTGTTATTGTTTTTACAGAGACAACATCTAACATACATCACTCTACTTTTTTTAATAGTATAGATAGCATTTTAGCACCTATTGAAAAATCTGAAAACAAAGAAGAATTATTTACAGCCTTAAAGCCAGATGTTTTACTAACCTTTGGAGGTTTAATAGTATCAAAAAAAATAAAACATTTTTTACGTACGTACAAGCCAAAACATCACTGGCATATAGATGGTAAAAAAGCATACAATACATTTTATAGCTTATCTCATCATTTTAAAGTAGATACAAATACTTTTTTTAATGCTTTTTTAGATAAAACAAAATTTGTAGATAGTACATACTACGCTAAATGGTCTAAGGTTAAATTAAATTATGAAGAAAAAAGAGAAGCATATTTAAAAACTATTCCGTTTTCAGATATGTTGGCTTTTTCTCAAATACTACCAAGTATCCCAGATGGTTACCAAGTACACTTGTCTAACAGTTCTACGGTAAGGTATGCACAGTTATTTCCCTTAAAAAATACTTTAAAAGTGTATTGTAATCGCGGAACCAGTGGTATAGATGGTAGTACTTCTACAGCAGTGGGTGCATCAATATATAATAAAAAGCCAACCCTTTTAGTTACAGGAGATTTAAGTTTTTTATATGATAGTAATGCACTTTGGAACAACTATGTAAAACCAAATTTTAGGATAATAGTAATAAATAACAGTGGAGGTGGTATTTTTAGAATTTTACCAGGACAAGAAGAAACCGAAAACTATAAAACCTATTTTGAAACGGCACACAATTTAGAAATAGAAAACTTGTGTAATATGTATAATGTTGATTATAAGTTGGCTAATGATGAAAATACATTAAACCAACATTTAGAAGATTTTTATAAAGAATCTGACAAGGCAATTTTATTGGAGGTAAAAACCCCTAGAATTATAAACAATAAAATTTTGCTTAGTTATTTTGATTTTATATCTTAG
- a CDS encoding DUF2853 family protein gives MSQRDDLIAKYAADLKDKFGETADMDLLTKVTIGLGPSIYNKDSSKVSGSDEKELETVKKNFLMKKLGMSDDPKLMEGIKTVMDKYGSSNKNKHRAVVYYKLAQHFKKESVYDK, from the coding sequence ATGAGCCAAAGAGATGATTTAATTGCAAAGTACGCTGCCGATTTAAAAGATAAATTTGGAGAAACGGCAGATATGGATTTATTAACAAAGGTTACTATTGGATTAGGTCCTTCTATTTATAATAAAGACTCTTCTAAAGTATCTGGTTCTGATGAGAAAGAATTAGAAACAGTTAAGAAAAACTTCTTAATGAAAAAATTAGGAATGAGTGATGACCCAAAATTAATGGAGGGTATTAAAACTGTTATGGACAAATACGGATCATCTAACAAAAATAAGCATAGAGCTGTAGTTTATTATAAATTAGCTCAGCACTTTAAAAAGGAGTCTGTTTACGATAAATAG
- a CDS encoding CvfB family protein, with product MELGKYNTLEILRDTSVGLFLGDTDGNDVLLPNKYVPENFEIGDMLTVFCYLDYDERPIATTLKPYIIRNDFHLLRVAEVNNFGAFMEWGLEKHLLVPFREQRTKMVDGQWYIVYCYLDEQTDRLVASNKLDKFLSNEELTVDNNDEVNILFTRKTDLGWEVIINNLHKGLVYANEVFKDIAIGDKQIGYIKNIRPDNKIDVSLQPLGHLILEPVANAIYEKLKENGGFLGLHDKSDPEDIKRELELSKKAFKKGIGTLYRERKIEIKSDGIYLS from the coding sequence ATGGAATTAGGAAAATATAACACTTTAGAAATATTAAGAGACACCAGTGTTGGGTTGTTTTTAGGAGATACAGATGGTAATGATGTTTTATTGCCAAATAAGTATGTACCAGAGAATTTTGAAATAGGTGATATGCTTACTGTATTTTGCTATTTAGATTATGATGAAAGACCTATTGCTACAACCTTAAAACCCTATATTATACGTAACGATTTTCATTTGTTACGTGTAGCTGAGGTTAATAATTTTGGTGCGTTTATGGAATGGGGTTTAGAAAAACATTTGTTAGTGCCTTTTAGAGAACAACGTACAAAAATGGTAGACGGCCAATGGTATATTGTTTATTGTTATTTAGATGAACAAACAGATAGGTTGGTAGCATCTAACAAATTAGATAAGTTTTTATCTAATGAAGAGTTAACCGTAGATAATAATGATGAGGTTAATATTTTGTTTACTCGAAAAACAGACCTTGGTTGGGAGGTAATAATTAACAACTTACATAAAGGATTAGTTTACGCTAATGAGGTTTTTAAAGATATTGCCATTGGAGATAAACAAATAGGGTATATAAAAAATATTAGACCAGATAATAAAATTGATGTTTCATTACAGCCATTAGGTCATTTAATTTTAGAACCAGTAGCTAATGCTATTTACGAAAAATTAAAAGAAAATGGAGGCTTTTTAGGTTTACATGATAAATCTGACCCAGAAGATATTAAAAGAGAGTTAGAGCTAAGTAAAAAAGCATTTAAAAAAGGAATAGGAACATTATACAGAGAACGAAAAATAGAAATTAAGTCAGACGGAATATATTTGAGTTAA
- a CDS encoding sporulation protein: MPFIEEVDLLELHKDIDKAQLMNERLLDQIKYKNKELKRKKRQRNVLGVIAAVFFLGTLVFTSFSAGLSTRARAFNSAENNNILVSIDSLDVIKSRINNLKEQNEELNFVNDFYLARNILEKKVIYSVQVKTFVDNNVTLVSNSLANTLFVKNNPFYTYSIGNFETIEEARTFRLQLVKMGFEDAFVASYKNGKRLKIENPN; the protein is encoded by the coding sequence ATGCCATTTATAGAAGAAGTAGATTTATTAGAACTACACAAGGATATAGATAAGGCTCAATTAATGAACGAGCGTTTATTAGATCAAATAAAATATAAAAACAAAGAGTTAAAACGAAAAAAAAGGCAGCGTAATGTGCTGGGTGTAATAGCAGCTGTTTTTTTCTTAGGAACATTAGTTTTTACCTCTTTTTCTGCCGGCTTATCTACAAGGGCAAGAGCTTTTAACTCTGCAGAAAATAATAATATACTAGTATCTATAGACAGTTTAGACGTAATTAAATCACGTATTAATAACTTAAAAGAGCAAAACGAAGAACTTAATTTTGTAAACGACTTTTACTTAGCACGTAACATTTTAGAGAAAAAAGTAATATACTCTGTACAAGTTAAAACGTTTGTAGATAATAATGTAACCTTAGTATCTAACTCATTAGCAAACACGTTATTTGTAAAAAATAACCCTTTTTATACATATTCTATTGGAAATTTTGAGACTATTGAAGAAGCTAGAACTTTTAGGTTACAGCTTGTAAAAATGGGTTTTGAAGATGCCTTTGTTGCTTCATATAAAAATGGCAAAAGATTAAAAATAGAGAATCCTAATTAA
- the menA gene encoding 1,4-dihydroxy-2-naphthoate octaprenyltransferase translates to MKLKAWVNAARLRTLPLSISGIIVGYALASLYGFNNSTIFILALLTTVALQVTSNFANDYGDGVKGTDNDDRIGPKRALQSGILTRKELKKGIIVAIVLCLLLIAGLIFTAFTAFTADSIIYIALFFILGFCAVWASIKYTVGKSAYGYRGLGDVFVFIFFGLVSVLGAMFLLTKTLFTMAFLPAITIGLLSVAVLNLNNLRDIISDKNSGKNTIVVKMGFLNGKKYHYSILITSFISVLIFTIYNYTNVLNFMWLLAYIPIAKHFIKVLKMKDSLTMDPELKVVALSSFLFAILFYFSFNNFL, encoded by the coding sequence ATGAAATTAAAAGCTTGGGTAAATGCAGCCAGGTTAAGAACCTTACCTTTATCTATATCCGGAATTATTGTAGGCTATGCTTTGGCTAGTTTATATGGTTTTAACAACAGTACAATTTTTATACTAGCACTTTTAACTACAGTAGCACTGCAAGTAACGTCTAACTTTGCTAATGATTATGGAGATGGTGTAAAAGGTACAGATAATGATGACAGAATAGGTCCAAAACGTGCTTTGCAAAGTGGTATATTAACCCGTAAAGAACTTAAAAAAGGAATTATAGTAGCTATTGTATTATGCTTGCTGCTAATAGCAGGTTTAATATTTACAGCATTTACAGCATTTACAGCAGATAGTATTATATACATAGCATTGTTTTTTATACTTGGTTTTTGTGCTGTTTGGGCATCAATAAAATACACTGTAGGTAAATCTGCTTACGGCTACAGAGGTTTAGGAGATGTTTTTGTATTTATCTTTTTTGGCTTAGTAAGTGTATTAGGCGCAATGTTTTTACTAACAAAAACACTTTTTACAATGGCTTTTTTACCAGCTATTACAATAGGCTTGTTAAGTGTAGCTGTCTTAAATCTTAATAATTTAAGAGATATTATATCTGATAAAAACTCAGGAAAAAACACTATAGTTGTTAAAATGGGTTTTTTAAACGGAAAAAAGTACCATTATTCAATACTTATAACTAGTTTTATAAGTGTATTAATTTTTACAATATATAATTATACTAACGTACTAAATTTTATGTGGTTGTTAGCTTATATTCCTATAGCTAAACACTTTATAAAAGTATTAAAAATGAAGGATTCTTTAACAATGGACCCAGAACTAAAAGTAGTGGCTTTAAGTAGTTTTTTATTCGCTATTTTGTTTTATTTTAGTTTTAATAATTTTTTGTAA
- a CDS encoding LytR/AlgR family response regulator transcription factor translates to MEKPIKILIVEDNVIIADDMQSMLEEIGYEIVGNVIVYEQAEEVLRTTEVDLVLIDIILASDKTGIDLGKHIRDNYNIPFIFVTSNSDRATVEKAKIVKPNGYLVKPFEQQDLYTSIEIALSNFNYLDKQGLTEDDVEKPMSNSVLKDSIFVKKQHLYYRINFTDIQFIKADNVYLEVNTVDKKFLVRSPLKDYLEKLPKDKFYRAHKSYIVNVDHIGAVNSKDVMINDKLIPISKEFKEFIISSMNS, encoded by the coding sequence TTGGAAAAACCCATTAAAATTTTAATTGTAGAAGATAACGTTATTATAGCAGATGATATGCAATCTATGCTAGAAGAAATTGGCTATGAAATAGTTGGTAATGTTATTGTTTACGAGCAAGCAGAAGAAGTATTAAGAACTACAGAAGTAGATTTGGTACTTATAGATATTATACTAGCGTCAGACAAAACAGGTATAGATTTAGGAAAGCATATTAGAGATAACTACAATATACCTTTTATTTTTGTTACATCTAACTCTGACAGAGCTACAGTAGAAAAAGCAAAAATTGTTAAGCCTAACGGTTATTTAGTTAAACCATTTGAGCAACAAGATTTATACACATCAATAGAAATTGCATTATCTAACTTTAACTACTTAGATAAACAAGGTTTAACAGAAGATGATGTAGAAAAACCAATGTCTAATTCGGTTTTAAAAGATTCTATTTTTGTTAAAAAACAACATTTATATTACAGAATAAACTTTACAGATATTCAGTTTATAAAGGCAGATAATGTTTACCTAGAGGTTAATACAGTAGATAAAAAGTTCTTGGTTAGATCTCCTTTAAAAGATTATTTAGAAAAATTACCTAAAGATAAGTTTTATAGAGCTCATAAATCATACATTGTAAATGTAGATCATATTGGAGCGGTAAATTCTAAAGATGTTATGATTAATGATAAATTAATTCCAATATCTAAAGAGTTTAAAGAATTTATTATTTCTTCTATGAATTCATAA